In Colletotrichum higginsianum IMI 349063 chromosome 3, whole genome shotgun sequence, a genomic segment contains:
- a CDS encoding CFEM domain-containing protein translates to MMATSVLGFTEMMALIWTLWAAAFGMTVFRGSFQWILQRRLYADDYFIIAGLATLTALSAVITMMLPQFYLAGEYTKAAATNPLAPLPLPLEEFTARTVASLKLMFSQMLLFWTTLWAAKFSILFFVRRLVNGLPRYVRAWWACFAVVLLLYLACIFSNFLTCTPLTKYWSATGDDPAGCNAPEDLVRADASIKFATGADVAADVLIMMLPLNLLRKLTTSRSHKFGLAVLFSLGGIIIAFAIARLLQVTKATGDAAKDPTTVANGPVLLSMWSHIESSVSIIVATLPAFRFLLGRNRTATRKTTNKYDGPTIGGSGRSLRSRRWQKDAVRLEGDDSYRHGSAQGSETELTPVRGIQKEIEFKTEHSPGELAVGETKRRTQELFA, encoded by the exons ATGATGGCGACTTCGGTGCTCGGTTTCACGGAGATGATG GCTCTCATCTGGACCTTGTGGGCGGCTGCGTTTGGAATGACGGTCTTCCGGGGCAGCTTCCAATGGATCCTGCAACGTCGTCTGTACGCCGACGACTACTTCATCATTGCCGGCCTCGCCACGTTGACGGCCCTGTCGGCGGTTATCACGATGATGCTGCCACAGTTTTACCTCGCCGGCGAGTACACCAAGGCCGCTGCCACGAACCCCCTGGCGCCCCTGCCTCTGCCGCTGGAGGAGTTCACTGCGAGGACTGTTGCATCCCTCAAGTTGATGTTCTCGCAGATGTTGCTGTTCTGGACAACTCTTTGGGCAG CCAAGTTttccatcctcttcttcgtcaggCGGCTTGTCAACGGGCTGCCGAGATACGTACGCGCGTGGTGGGCGTGTTTTGCCGTGGTCCTGCTGCTGTACCTGGCATGCATCTTCTCCAACTTCCTGACGTGCACGCCGTTGACCAAGTACTGGAGTGCAA CGGGGGACGACCCAGCCGGGTGTAATGCGCCGGAAGATCTTGTACGGGCCGATGCATCCATCAAGTTTGcgaccggcgccgacgttgccgccgatgTGTTGA TCATGATGCTACCCCTTAACCTGCTGCGCAAGCTCACCACCTCGCGATCCCACAAGTTTGGTCTCGccgtcctcttctccctcggcgGTATCATCATCGCTTTCGCCATCGCGCGTCTGCTACAAGTCACGAAAGCCACGGGCGACGCGGCCAAGGACCCGACGACGGTCGCCAACGGGCCGGTGCTTCTCAGCATGTGGAGCCACATCGAGTCCTCTGtcagcatcatcgtcgcGACGCTGCCGGCGTTCCGTTTCCTGCTTGGAAGGAACAGGACCGCAACAAGAAAGACGACGAACAAGTACGATGGCCCAACGATCGGCGGCTCGGGTAGGTCGCTACGGTCAAGGAGGTGGCAGAAGGACGCGGTGCGCCTAGAAGGCGACGACAGCTATAGGCACGGCTCGGCCCAGGGCAGCGAAACGGAGTTGACGCCGGTGAGAGGTATCCAGAAGGAAATCGAGTTCAAGACCGAGCATTCCCCGGGAGAGTTGGCCGTGGGAGAAACGAAGCGCAGGACGCAAGAGTTGTTTGCTTGA
- a CDS encoding FAD binding domain-containing protein — translation MVRVSLILAQLLAVVAAPVAAAAEVLADASAASAVAPSLVGSENTVCGLLRLKYPKQTFLAGSDGYAYETQTQYWSARAYATPACVFVPQNAQQVSFAVTTLTLSLTKFAVRGGGHMPVVGYNSIGSSGVLLSTSNLTTLALSGDKSTVSVGAGLRWRDVYSYLSPSGLAAVGGRIGGVGVSGLLLGGGISFYSNQYGFAADNVVRYQAVLASGIVVEATATNAYADLFWALKGGGNSFAIVTRFDLKTVKSSKVWVGISQYAQTDSAKYLDAVYNFGKHGSADGKAAIIPTILTYPSYNITAYAAARFYDSETQPATAFENFTSPVLAPVADSYALQPLAEYISAVDALQPTGLRQEFRVLSLVVDRDAIDYVHDAFLAATGSKLTGIAGLSASITFQPITKEFIQQGVAKGGNPQGVDPARAPYFWVVENLTWQEAKDDAAASGFADTVTAEIEAGLVSRGVAGGYLYLNDAGKGQKIFQSYPAANLARLKAIRAKYDPLRIYTNLLTGGWKVLDA, via the exons ATGGTTCGTGTTTCGCTCATCCTCGCGCAGCTGCTGGCTGTCGTCGCagcccccgtcgccgccgcagccgagGTTCTGGCCGACGCCAGCGCCGCGTCAGCCGTCGCACCCAGTCTCGTCGGCTCGGAAAACACCGTTTGTGGGCTCCTGAGACTCAAGTACCCGAAACAGACCTTCTTGGCCGGCTCCGACGGGTACGCGTACGAAACGCAGACGCAGTACTGGTCGGCAAGGGCCTATGCCACCCCGGCGTGCGTTTTCGTGCCGCAGAACGCGCAGCAAGTCTCCTTCGCCGTCACCACGCTGACGCTGAGCTTGACCAAGTTCGCCGTCCGCGGCGGTGGCCACATGCCGGTTGTCGGCTACAACAGCATCGGCTCGTCGGGCGTCCTGCTGTCGACCTCCAACCTGACCACGCTGGCCCTCTCCGGAGACAAGAGCACCGTCTCCGTCGGTGCCGGCCTCAGATGGAGGGATGTGTACTCTTATCTCTCGCCCTCgggccttgccgccgttggaGGACGCATCGGTGGTGTCGGCGTCTCCGGTCTCTTGCTCGGAGGCGGCATCTCCTTCTACTCGAACCAGTacggcttcgccgccgacaacgtCGTCCGTTACCAGGCCGTCCTGGCGAGCGGCATCGTCGTTGAGGCGACCGCAACCAACGCCTATGCAGACCTCTTTTGGGCTCtgaagggcggcggcaactccttcgccatcgtcacCCGCTTCGACCTCAAGACCGTCAAGTCGTCCAAGGTCTGGGTCGGCATCTCGCAGTATGCCCAGACGGACAGCGCCAagtacctcgacgccgtctaCAACTTTGGCAAACACGGTTCCGCGGACGGCAAGGCGGCCATCATCCCCACGATTCTCACGTACCCTTCGTACAACATCACCGCGTACGCGGCGGCTCGGTTCTACGATTCCGAGACCCAGCCCGCCACGGCGTTCGAGAACTTTACCTCGCCCGTTCTCGCGCCCGTGGCGGATTCGTACGCGCTGCAGCCTCTCGCTGAGTATATCAGTGCCGTTGACGCGCTGCAGCCCACTGGCCTCCGTCAAGA GTTCCGCGTGTTGTCCCTGGTCGTCGACCGTGACGCCATCGACTACGTCCACgacgccttcctcgccgccaccggctcCAAGCTCACCGGCATTGCCGGTCTCTCGGCCTCCATCACCTTCCAGCCCATCACCAAGGAGTTCATCCAGCAGGGCGTCGCCAAGGGCGGCAACCCGCAGGGAGTGGACCCGGCCCGAGCCCCCTACTTCTGGGTCGTCGAGAATCTGACGTGgcaggaggccaaggacgacgcggccgccAGCGGATTCGCCGACACCGTTacggccgagatcgaggcggGCCTGGTGTCCAGGGGCGTTGCGGGCGGGTACCTGTACCTGAACGACGCGGGCAAGGGGCAGAAGATCTTCCAGAGCTATCCGGCGGCCAACCTCGCGAGGTTGAAGGCAATCCGTGCCAAGTACGACCCGTTGAGGATTTACACCAACCTCTTGACCGGGGGCTGGAAGGTTCTCGATGCCTGA